One window of the Mustelus asterias unplaced genomic scaffold, sMusAst1.hap1.1 HAP1_SCAFFOLD_198, whole genome shotgun sequence genome contains the following:
- the LOC144485539 gene encoding uncharacterized protein LOC144485539 — MKKPWKCEDCGKRYRSPSDLEAHRRSHTGERPFTCSVCGKGFGRSSTLKTHQRVHTGEKQFICSQCGKGFTLSSHLQTHQRVHTGERPFTCSQCGKGFTQLAHLQSHQRIHTGERPFTCSWCGMGFSDSSTLQRHQRVHTGEKPFTCLQCGKGFTLLCNLLRHRRVHTGERPFICSQCGKGFNDSSTLQTHQRVHTGERPFTCSQCGKGFTLSYQLLRHQQFHTGDRPFTCSECGKRFTLLTPLLRHQRVHTGERPFTCSECGKGFTLSCNLLRHQRVHTGEKPFICSRCGKGFSDSSNLQTHQRVHAGERPFTCSQCRKGFSDASRLRRHQKIHK, encoded by the coding sequence AtgaagaaaccatggaaatgtgaggattgtgggaagagatacagatcccCATCAGacctggaagctcatcggcgcagccacactggggagaggccattcacctgctctgtgtgtgggaagggattcggtcGTTCATCTACCTTaaagacacaccagcgagttcacactggggagaaacagttcatatgttctcagtgtgggaagggattcactctgtcatcccaccttcagacacaccagcgagttcacaccggggagagaccattcacctgctctcagtgtgggaagggattcactcagttagccCACTTGCAGtctcaccagcgaattcacactggggagaggccattcacctgctcttggtgtgggatgggattcagtgattcatccaccctgcagagacaccagcgagttcacactggggagaagccattcacctgcttgcagtgtggaaagggattcactctttTGTGCAACTTGTTGAGACacaggcgagttcacactggagagaggccattcatctgctctcagtgtggaaaaggattcaatgattcatccaccctgcagacacaccagcgagttcacaccggggagagaccattcacctgctctcagtgtgggaagggattcactttgtCATACCAGCTGTTGAGACACCAGCAGTTTCACACTGGGGataggcccttcacctgctcagagtgcgGGAAGCGATTCACTTTGTTAACCCCCCTGTtgcgacaccagcgagttcacactggggagagaccattcacctgctctgagtgtgggaagggattcactctttcATGCaacctgttgagacaccagcgagttcacactggggaaaagccattcatctgctctcggtgtgggaagggattcagtgattcatctaacctacagactcaccagcgagttcatgctggggagaggccattcacttgctctcaatgtaggaagggattcagtgatgcctCTCGTCTGCGAAGGCACCAAAAaattcacaagtga